The nucleotide window TCCGCGCTCGAAGCGGTACGGGTCGTACCACTCGACTGGCAGGTCTGTTCTGCCCCTCGTAATAAGGTCCGCCACCATCTCTGCCACAGCCGGGGCCATCATGAAGCCGTGCCCGCTGAAACCCGCGGCAATGTAGTAGTCGCTCAGCTCCTCGATTTTCCCTATGGCTGGATTGCTGTCGGGTGTCTTTGCGTAGTAGCCGGCCCAGGTTCTCAGGATTAGGAGCTCCCTTAAAGCCGGAATAATCTTGGTGAAGTAGTAGCTCACCTCGCGCAGGAACTCGTAGGTCGGGCTGAGGTCGTAGGTTGGCCCGAGCTCGTAGCCGACTCCGCCGACGACGCCGCCGTGGGCGGTCTGGGTGAGGTAGGCGTGCCCGTACTTGAAGGATATGACCATCGGCTTAATCGCTCCCTTCTTTATGGGCTGCGTGATAACAGCTTGATGCTTGTAGGGCTCTATCGGAATCCTCGTGCTTATTCCTGCCATCGCGTTGATGAGCTTGGCCCAGGCGTTGGTGGCGTTGACGACTATGCCCGTCTTTATGACTCCCCTGCTCGTCTTCAGCCCCTTAATCTCGCCGTTCTCGATGATGAAGTCCTTGACCTCGGTATACTCGACGAGCTTGGCCCCGAACTCCTCGGCCTTTATCGCGAACTTCGCGGTGGAGTGGAAGGGGTCCGCCTTTCCGTCGGTTGGGTTCCAGGAAGCGGCAATGACCTCGCTGATGTCGAGGAGCGGCACTATCTCCTTGGCCTCTTCCGGCGTTATGAGCCTCGTCGGGACGCCGAAGCGGTTCTGTATCGCGATGTTGCGCCTGAACTCCTCGACCTCCTCGTCGTCGTAGAGCAGGAAGAGGTAGCCGGTCTGCTCGAAGGAGAAGCCGTACTCCTCGCTGTACTTCTTCCACAGCTCGACGGAGCGCTTCATAACCTGGACGTTGGCCTCGTCGTTGAACTGCTGTCTTATTCCTGTTCCGCAACGGAAGGTGGAGCCCGAGCCGATGAAGCGCTTCTCTATTACAGTGACCTCCTCACCGCGCTTAGCTAACTCGTGCGCTATTGTAACGCCGACTATTCCGCCACCGATAATCGTTATCTCGCTCCTCTCGGGAAGTTCCCTCGTCGGCATCTTCAATCCCTCCTCGCGGGAACCTTCATCTTGATGTTCTTGAGCGGGGGCCTCGCGACGGGAATGTCGAGTTTATCCATCGGCGTTCCGGTTCTCTGGGATACAACGATGGCACCGTTGAAGAGGCAGAAGCGTCCCTGGCAGAAGCCCATGGCGAGGTGGGTCAGCCTTTTGATTATCTGGAGGTCGGTGATGCCGGACTTCACGACGTCGTCGACCTTTCTCAGCGTCACGTCGCAGCCGCAAATCTGGACGTCCTCGCCGTTGAACTCGTCGAGCGGAAGCCTGTGGACTGGGACAGCTATCGGCTCGTAGTTCTTCAGCCTCTCCTCGTATATGCAGGGCTCGGCCTCGAAGCCGAACTCCCTGAGAATGTAAGCACCTACGAGCCTTCCCTCGAGGTAGTTCGCGTAGTGGGGCTTTATCGAAACCGCACTGCCTGCAACGTAGATTCCCTCGCGGATTCTGTGGTTTGAGTCGAGAACCGGACGGTAGTAACCGCGCTTGAAGTACAGCTTTCCGCCGGCCTGGGTTACGGGGTTTATGTCGGGTCTTCTGCCGTCGGAGACTATGACGGCGTCGACCTCGTAAACGTTGCCGTTTGCGTCTATGAGCCTCTCGACCTTCTCTTTACCCTCAACGCGCTTCGGGTTGGGCACGACGACGTACTCAATCCCCCAGCGGTCGAGCTCGGCCGTCAGCTCCTCCGGAAAGGCCCCGACGACGGCCACCTTCTTTCCTGGCGCAACTCCCCAGACGTTCATGACTTCGAGCGCGTCGCTCCTCCTGAAGACGCCGGGATAATCGTTGTTCTCGAAGAGCATGATGTTGTCAACGGCTCCGGTAGCCAAAACCACGCGCTTGGCGAGGAGCTCAATCAGCTGGTCGCCCCTAACGATAGGCACGAGGAAGTACTCGCCCTTGTCGAAGACACCTATCGCGACGCTCTTCAGGAAGATGCGGGTGTTCTCTGGCAAATCGGTGAGCTCCTTCAGGGCCTCCATGGGGTCTCCAAAGCCCTCCTGCTCGACGCCCTTGAGCTTTAAGTCTCCGCCGAGCCAGCCCTTCTCCTCGATTATCGCCGTCGTGAGCCTTCCGCCGATTTCCTTGACGACGCCAAGGCCAGCCGGACCGGCGCCGATAACGGCCACGTCAACAACATAGCGGAGAACGGGCTTGCTCTCGTCGATTTCTACAGTCTCCTGGAAGTCGCCGTAGCCCTGCTTCTCAAGCCTCATGCCGTCTCTAACCGTTGTCTTCCTCGCGTTGACGTTCTTGACGCCGTTGACGACCATCGGAACCGGGCCGAAGGTGAAGGCACCCCTCTTTCTGCCCTCGGTGCTCGTCGTGAGCCAGTAGACCCCGTTCGCGAGAAGCGCGACGGTAATCTTCTCGCCCTCGTAGGCCTCCAGGGGTTGTCCCTCAAAGTAAATCGTGACTCTCTTAGAAGGGTCCTTCTCGGTAAGGTCGAGCTTTCGCATGCTCCCACCCCGAAAATTTTACGGTAAGCGTTCGACCTTATACACCAATGCTTATAAACGTTAGGTTGTACACTTAAGGTGGAACAAGATAGAACGCAGGAAGAAATGGCATGTTTGAACATCCGAGGGAGATAGAATACAGTAAAATAAAAACTCACCCAACAATGGCCTCGTGTACCAGTATCTCCGCCTTCTCGATAAGCTCAACCGGGAGTTCAAGGCCCTTCTCCATGCGGAGCTTTATCTGCTCCCTCACCTCTTCGAACTGGACTTTTGAGCTAAAGTTCTGGGAATGGAAAAGATTGAAGAGGGATGATGAGACGCTTTGATAGTCGCTTTATGATTCTAGTATCTCTCTTATCGCGCTGATGATTCTATTCTTAGTGCTCAGGTACTCGTCTCGGAGTCTTGTCACTTCGTGAAGCTTTCTTTCGATGCTTTCGAGGAGTTGCACGGCCTCTTCCTTTTCCTTCTTCCTGCGTACCTTCTCGTCTGCGATCTCTATCATCGACTTAAGCTCTTCGTAGACGGACAAAGCCTCCTCGGGAAGTTCCAACGGCGAGATTCTTGAGTATTCTTTCCTGAGAACTTTCAGCCGTTTTTTGGGCGGCAACTTACTCAATTCCGTCTCACTTTCTTTGGAATCTTCCACTTGAAACGTTGTGAACATGTTGGGAGACAACACAAGGAGAAGAACTGAAGGCAAGAGTACCATGAGAACTCCGAAAATAATTCCCTCGATATTATACTCGCCATAATGGAAAACACTACTGGAGAAAATGATGGGGAGAATGAGGGTTGTGTACTTTATTCTGGAGTTGCGCACCGGGATGATGGAAAAAGCAGGCATCGTCATAGGCAAAATGATCCCGAGTATACCTTTTACATCTCCCATTAAAACGGTGAACAAAACGGAGGCTAGGAAGGAAACAGTAAATAGGGTTAATAGGATCTTGGTGGATGATTTTAAAGCTCTCCAGTGGAGAATTTCTTCAATCATCGGCAATTCCCAAGCCAAAAACATCAAAGAAAACAGCATTAGCTCAACTATCGAATTCCTCGTGAGGTGGTATTTCCGGAATGTAATAACAATGAGCATTTGGAAAGCCAATGCAATGACGGCCAAAAGGAGCGCGGCGATTCTTCTGGCTTTTGACCCTATTTCTAACATGTAACACGCCACAAAACCAAACACACTCATAAAGAATGCAATGTAACCACTCCAAATTGGCAATTCCCACTCTACTGTATGTATAATTGAGAACCAAATAATCCACATAATCCGCCAGTGATAGACCGTCCACCAGTAAACGATCAGCACGTTGGTTATAGCCAGTGCAATTACTGGTAGATACTTCGAAATATTTTTTGCTCGATTGGTAAGTTTAAGAACCGGATAGACAAACATAAGAATAGTCACAAGATAGAATGTAAAATCTACCAACTTTTCGAGTTCTCCCCAATAGCTAAGTTCTATGAAAATTTTAAACACCGTAAGGAAAGTTAGAATGGAAAAATATCCAAGCACGATGTTTTTTCTGTTTGGTGTGTCCTTAGACAGCACAAAGAGGAAAACTGGGGGCAGTAGTGTCATAAAACTCCCGAAAAGGATTGTCATTGCAGTGTACCAGTTCCATTCTTTGGGCATGAAGAAAACATTAATAATGAAAAAAAGTGGAAAAATAAGGGTAGTGTACTTTATTCTGGAGTTGCGCACTAGAGTAACGGAGAAGACAGGCATCATCATTAGAGCGAGTGTAATTCCTAGTGCAATCTTACTCACAGAGTAACAGTATAAATAAGATGGGGTTACTAACGTAATATCGGCTTTATTCGGTCCTTGAGCTACGAAGAAAACAAGAACCAAGAAAGAAACCCCAAAGAGTACCAACAGAATCTCAGTGGTGAATTTTAAAGCTTTCCAGTGGAGAATTTCTTCAATCATCGGCAATTCCCAAGCCAAAAACATCAAAGAAAATAACAAGAGTCTCCCCCAATCCAGCCACACATGCTCTTTCCATGTGATAATAATAGCGAGCACTTGAAAAACCAAAGCGAAGACAGCCAAAAGGAGCGCGGCGATTCTTCTGGCTTTTGACCCTATTTCTAACATGTAACACGCCACAAAACCAAATGCACCAATGAAAAACGCAATAGAGAGAAATGCAACAGAAAAATAATCTACAAAGTACAATGGGTGCCAATATTGTAACGATGGTGAATGCAGATCGCCAAAAAGTACTGCACTAAGTACTTTAAGCCTGATTAAGTTTATATGATGGGGATTGTAATAACCCTTGGCTACCTGATAGGCTTGGTACCATCTGTAAACGACCAGCACGTTGATTATGGCCAGTGAGGTTACTGGTAGATACTTCGAAACGTTTTTTGCTCTATTGGTGAGCTTGAGGATTGGAAAGAGGAACATTAGGATAATTGTCAGGTAGAACGCAAATATCATCCAAGTTATGCCCTGACTTTTGAATTCCTCGAAAATTTCAAGCACCGTAAGGAAAATTAGGACGAAAAAGTATCCAAGGGTGACGTTTTTCCGGTCCATCTTTATTCCTCCATTTGGACGCTTTGTCTCTTGAACTTCTCTACCCATCTTTCTCCCTCCTTATCATCTTGGAACTACAATCGATGATAGGATGAGCGTTATGAACAGTGCCGCCTTATTCACAACCACCACCCAAACTTACCATGACGTTTAAAAACATAAGAGATTTTCGATCGACTCAGCGTCATCCCCAGCACTTTTAACATACCTCCCAATTTTTAGGTTTCTTTTCGTTCATACACTCCAACGTGCCATCTCAAAAAGTTCAAGAAATTATTCTCCAAACTCCTCCGCCCACTTCTCGTATTTCTCGATGTTTTTCCGCGTCAGCGGGCTCTTAATTCTCCTAAAAGATGTCTCAAAATCCTCCATTTCAAGGGGCCTGACCTTCAGCCTGAGATCCTTGACTTCCATGCTCGAGAGCCTTTCCAGGTCGGCGAGCTCTGGATTGACGTCTTCGAGCATGTGATGAATGGCCATGCTACACAGGTTGGCTATCTCCCTGCCCGAGTACAGCCGTCTAACGCTCTCCTCAGCTATGACATTGAGGTCAAGCTTTGAGATGTCCAGCCCCCGGGTGTGTATCTTCACGATTTCCCTGGCGGCTTCTTTGTCCGGTAGGGGCACGTATATCCTCAGCGGAAACCTGCTGAGTAAAGCCTCATCTAAGTCCCACGGCGTGTTCGTCGATGCCAGTGTGAGAACGAACTTTTCTTCCCCTCCCTTGAAGCCGTCTATCTCTGCCAGAAGAGTGGCCAGAGTCCTCCGGGTCGCCTCATGGACGTTCTCCCTTTTTAGGCTCAATGCATCAACCTCATCGATGAAAATTATGCTCGGTGCTTTTTCTTTTGCAATCCCATAGAGGGCGCTTATCAGTTTCGATGACTCACCGTAGTATTTACTCAGAACGTCGCTGGCCTTGACGTTGAAGAACGTCGCCTTCAGGCTTCCCGCGGCTGCACTCGCTAGGAGGGTCTTCCCCGTCCCCGGCGGGCCGAAGAGCAGGATGCCCCTCCAGGGCTTTATTGCTTCAGGCTTCTTCGCGAAGGCGAGCGCGACGTTTTGGGCCAGAAGCTTTTTCACCTCGTAGAGTCCACCGATGTCCTTCCACGTGACGGCCGATTTTGATATGAGCCCCTCAACGTAGGAACGGTACTCATCTTCGAGGCCCGTCCGCTGAACGTTGCCAGGGGATGCCGTGCTTGGAGGCTTTGATTTAATCTCTTTAGCAGCCCTCTCCCAGCTCTCCGCCTTTTCCAGGTAGAACTCCCTCTTCCCCGGGACTTTCTCGGCGAGAACCCTGAGGATCCGGGCGCACTTGAGGGCGTATTCCCTCGCGGCCTCAAAATGGCCCCGCCCGAGGGCCCTTTCGTACTCCCTTTTGCACTCCTCAAAAAGGGATAGGTAGAGGGACTGCATGTCAACCCCTCATCGCATCTTCGATCTGCTTCAGCCTGCTCTTTGGCTCGAGATCAGAAGACGCCGAGGCTTCAAACAGTGCCGTTGCCTCCTCCACAGTCTCGGCGTCAAAGTCTCCCGTCAGGATGCTCTCGCTCGTCAGGTCGAGCATCGTGCTCAAAGCCTCATCCAAACCTTCAACCTTCGTCATGGCCTTCTCGAACTCCACCTGCATCTTTGCTATGTCCTCCGCCCCGGGCCCCTCCGCTATGCTCTCCACGATGTCCCTGCTGAACTGGATGAAGTTGGCAGAGACCTTTACGAGCTCCCTCTGGATTTCCGCCTCCTCCATGAGGAGGAGCAGCCTCTTCGCCTGTTTTATCCTCTCCTCAAGCGCGAGGTACTTCATTGCGCTCCGCTTTAGGAGAGCCTCGTCACCGAGTTTCGCCGCCTCCTTTCCCTGGAGGAAGACCTTCCTTTTCAGGGCTTCGAGGTTGTTGATGTACTGTTTGAGGGCCATTTTGGCCTTCCTCATCCTGACCTTGCGCTCGATCTCCTTTTCCTCTTTGGACTTCCAGAACCGAACCACGCTATCACGCCCCGTTCTCCCTCTTTATGTTGTGAACCAAAACCTTAAGCCTTTCTATGAGGTCGTCGCTCAAGGGGAGGTTCTCTTTGATGAGAAGCTCCACCGTGCTTATCGCGTTGGTAAGATCGGCAAGGTTCTGAACCGTGTAGAACTTGAGGTCGTTGAGGGTGTTCAAAAGCTCGGCCTTTCTGTTGAGCTCTGCGTAAGCCAAAGCCAGCCTGCCGAGGGTTTCGACCACGAGCCTTCTGTTCCTGAGGGCCTCTTCCGGAGTGGTGCTCCGTTTGAGGGCCTGAATGCTCTTTGAGAGGGTCTTCTTCAGCTCCTCAACCTCCTTCTCCAGCTCGGCCCTCTTCCTCTCGATCTCCTCAAGTCTTTCGAGGTCCCTCAGGAACTCGTCAACGGACTGGTAGCGATCCTCCTTCCTCTTTGCCAAAAGCTTCTCGAAGATACCGTCGTACTTGGCAAGAGCGGGGTTGATCTTCGAGGGCGGCGTGAAGCGGTAGCTTTCATCGGTTATCTTGCCGAAGACCTCCTCGTAGGTGTAGCCCTCGAAGGGCAGTTTGCCGGTTAAGAGTTCGTAGAATGTAACGCCCAATTGCCAGATGTCCGTTCTATGGTCTGTGTGCCCGTACTTGCCCGGCATCAGGTGTTCGGGAGAAGCATAGAGCGGCGTGTAGCCGAGGACGCTCCTGCTTGAGCTCATTGTCCCGAGCTTCGCCAGCCCCCAGTCGGTTATCTTGGGTGTTAGGTCGGCTTTGAGAAGGACGTTGAGCGGTTTGAGATCACGGTGATAGATGCCCTTTGAGTGCGCGTGCCTGAGTCCCTCGGCGATGCCCCTGATGAGCTTTAGGGCAATCTTTTCGTCTACAGGCTTGGGGTAACCTCCGAGATCCCTGACGGTTTTTCCATTAACCTTCACGCCCTCGACGTACTCCATCTCAAGGTACGGGATGGGGAGTATGTCCACGTCGTAGAGTTTGACAATGTTCGGGTGATCAAGGTGGAGCCAGGTTGAGACCTCTTTGATGAAGGTTTTGCTGGTTCTCTCGTCTATGCGCGGGATTTTCAGGGCGACGATTTTACCGTCTTTCTTCTTCTTGGCTTTGAATACTTTGGCGAAGCCTCCTTCGCCTATGAATTCGAGGGGTTCATATTTATCCAAGAGCGCAGACGGGAAGCCGGGGATGGGTGATTCCTTCCGTGGGACTGGCTTTGAACTTCCTTCTGTTCCATCTCTTTCTTGTTTTTCTGCTGTTTCTTTTGTCTCTTTTGGAGGTTTCTCAGGTTTCTTCCTCACGGCTTTTGCTGCTATGCCGCCGATGAGGATGAGGCCGATAAAGGCTCCTGCAAGGTAGAGGGGGTTAAGTTTTGATCCTCCTGAGGTTTGGGCTGGTAAAGTTTCTGAACTGGAGGCAGGAGGAATCGTTGTAGTGGTAGTTGTTGGTGTCGAGCTTGTGGTGGTAGTGGTTGTTGTTGAACCGGTAGTGGTCGTAGTTGTAGTGCTTGACGTGGTTGTAGTTCCTGAGGTTGTGGTGCTTGAAGTTGGTGGAGAGATGAGTACGAGGGAAGCACTCAACGTTTTCTTTTCTCCTGCCGTGATGGTTACGATTTTCGTATACTCCTTGTAACCGTCCTTTTTGATCTTCACTTCATGCTCGCCTGGAGAAAGCTTGTAATCGGTTATGGGGGTCTCGCCGATGGAGTTACCGTCAACGTAAACTTCTGCACCAGAGGGGGAGGAGTCAACACTCAGATAACCATATGCTGGCTTTAAGGTCGCCGAGATAGCTTTTGTTTTCCCGGGGGAGATGGTTGTTGTCGTTGTGTAGTCCTGATAACCGTTCAGGGTGAGCCTTATTGTATAACTCCCGGGTTCGAGTTCTAAAGTCAATGGAGTCACGCCCTTGTAAGTGCCGTTGATGTAAACTTCAGCCCCACTGGGCTGGCTGGTGATTTTTAGCGTTCCAGGAAGGAGTGTTAGGGTTGCCTTCACACTGGCGGTTTCACCGGGTTTGATGGTCACGCTCTTTACGAACGGCTGATAACCACTCTTCTCCACTTTCACCTCGTGCTCGCCAGTGGGGAGTTTGTAATCCTCCAAGGGTGTTTCTCCGATGTAATTCCCATCAACGTAGACTTTAGCGCCTGAGGGTTCTGACGTGACGCTCAAAAATCCGAATTTCGGAGTTAGCGTTATTGATAGGCTCTTAACATCTCCCGGCGAGAGGGTTACAGTTTCAGTGTAATCCTTGTAATCTTGCCTGGAGAGTTTTATCGAATAAGAGCCGGCCATTAAATCAAGAGTCAAGGGTGTTTCACCCTTGTAAGTACCGTTAACGTAAACACTCGCTCCAGATGGGTCAGATTCAATAGTTAAGTGTGCATAATTTGGATTTAGGGTAATGTTTAGTGTTTTAGTCTCGTTTGGCTGGAGGGTGATGGTTGTTGAGTAATCGTAGTATCCATATTTGGTGAGTTTTATCGAGTAAGTCCCCGGCTGGAGTTCGTAGTTTGAGAGGGGGGTCGTGCCGGCGTAAGTTCCGTTGATGTAAACTTTGGCTCCTGGCGGGTTTGAGTTAATCGTTAAATGCGCTGGAAGGAGTGTTAGATTGACGTTGAGGGTCGTCTCCTCTCCGGGTTTTATCGTCACGGTTGTGGTGTAGTCTGTATAGTTTTCTTTTTTGAGCGTGACCTCGTAGGTTCCTACTGATAGGTTCGTGGTGAGTGGGGTTGTTCCGGCGTAGGTTCCGTTAATGTAAACTTCAGCTCCAAGGGGATTTGTGGTGACGCTGAGGGTTCCGATGGAGATGTATTGAGTCTTCACTGTAGGATTCCACGGGTTGAAATAGGCATAGGTGGTTTGCACGTTTGCGTTGGTATCTTGAACTGTCGCGCTGGAATCACTCACCTGAACACTCGGAGTGGTAATCCGTGCATTGTAATTCCCGCAGAGGTTGCAGTAGAGCAGGTTTCCATCCGGCGGGAGACGGAGAACCCAAACGTCATAACCACCAGCGCCGAAGCTCCAAGTTTCACCTGCGGCAATAATATCCCCGTTTTCTGCAATGGCAACCGCGTTGGCCCGATCATAATCGCTTCCGCCGTAGGTTTTTTGCCATTTGATGTTTCCGTTCTCGTCAAGCCTAAGAACCCAAAAGTCATAATCGCCAGCGCCAAAGCTGTTAGTGTAGCCAGCCACTATAATGTCCCCGTTTGGCGCGATAGCAACCGCGCGAGCCTCATCCCCCCAGCTCCCGCCGTAAGTCTTCTGCCATTTTACGTTCCCATTCTCGTCCAGGCGAAGAACCCAAACGTCGCCACCATAACCGCCAGTAACGATTATATCCCCGTTTTCAGCTATTGCAACCGCGTTGCCATTAATATTTTTTGTCCAGATTACGTTTCCGTTCGCATCAAGTCGCATCGTAAAAGAACCCGTGACAACAATATCTCCGTTCTCAGCGAGAGCAACCGCAGAAGCCCCACTTCCTCCGTATGTTTTTTGCCATTTCACGTTTCCCTCGCTGTCAAGCCTGAGAACCCAAATGCCTCCAGCACCGAAGCTGTAAGTTCTTCCAGCCACGACGATGTTCCCGTTGGGAGCTATAGCAACGGCGTGGGCGCCATCAATATGACTTCCTCCGTATGTTTTTTGCCATTTCACGTTACCATTCTCGTCCAAACGAAGAACCCAAACATCACTACTAGCGCCGAAGCTGTCAGTGTAACCAGCTACTATAATGTCCCCGTTCTCTGCAATGGCAACCGCGAAAGCCACGTCTCCCCTACTTCCGCCGTAAGTCTTTGCCCATTCCACGTTACCCTCAGACGAAAGCTTCATTACAAGGACATCGTCGCTACCAGCTCCATTTGAATCAGTGGAACCCACAGCGATAATGCTCCCATCCGGTAGAACCTTAACGTCATTGATAACGTCATCACCGCTACCGCCATAGCTCTTGACCCAGTAAACCTGACTCCCATCGGCTTTAATCCCGGGGGCACTGACTCCCAACAGGGCAACCGCGATCAGCAGGACCAGCGCAACTGGGAGTTTCCTCATACCACCACCCCCTGACTACTGTCATGGAGGATAATAAAGCAAAAGCGAAAATGCTCATTCCTCCGAATTTTCAGGATTTGCGGTTTCGGTGGCTGCCTGTCCGGGGTTCAGGATGGAGTCTATCTCCCTGAGGATGGCCTCCTTGAGCTTCTGGTATTCCCTCCTCTTCTCCTCAATGGCGTTGATCTGGGTCAGAACCTCCTTCCTAATGCGCTGGAGCTCACTTCTGTTCTTTTTCCTGTACTCACGGTTTGCCGATTCCAGGAGGGATTCAAGCGCTTTCCTGTTCTCCTCGGCTTCCTCAGGGATGAGGCCGGCGAGGGCCGCGTTCACCGTTGCCACAATGCTCCTGTGGAGTCCTCTAAGGCGCTGTCTTCTCACGAGGAGTGCCCCAAGGATTATCAGCAACAGCAGAACAACCCCAGCCGCACCGTAGACGACGTAGTTGTTGATCGACGGGAACGGGTCCTCATCATTGGGAATACCATCTCCGTCAACGTCGCGGGCCTTCTCCGCCGCTTTTAGTGCGAGCGACTTCGCCCCGTTGAAGTCTCCGCTCCGCAGTTTTCCAAGCGCCTCGTTCAGGA belongs to Thermococcus sp. AM4 and includes:
- a CDS encoding FAD-binding oxidoreductase; protein product: MPTRELPERSEITIIGGGIVGVTIAHELAKRGEEVTVIEKRFIGSGSTFRCGTGIRQQFNDEANVQVMKRSVELWKKYSEEYGFSFEQTGYLFLLYDDEEVEEFRRNIAIQNRFGVPTRLITPEEAKEIVPLLDISEVIAASWNPTDGKADPFHSTAKFAIKAEEFGAKLVEYTEVKDFIIENGEIKGLKTSRGVIKTGIVVNATNAWAKLINAMAGISTRIPIEPYKHQAVITQPIKKGAIKPMVISFKYGHAYLTQTAHGGVVGGVGYELGPTYDLSPTYEFLREVSYYFTKIIPALRELLILRTWAGYYAKTPDSNPAIGKIEELSDYYIAAGFSGHGFMMAPAVAEMVADLITRGRTDLPVEWYDPYRFERGELRGQALQMG
- a CDS encoding FAD-dependent oxidoreductase — encoded protein: MRKLDLTEKDPSKRVTIYFEGQPLEAYEGEKITVALLANGVYWLTTSTEGRKRGAFTFGPVPMVVNGVKNVNARKTTVRDGMRLEKQGYGDFQETVEIDESKPVLRYVVDVAVIGAGPAGLGVVKEIGGRLTTAIIEEKGWLGGDLKLKGVEQEGFGDPMEALKELTDLPENTRIFLKSVAIGVFDKGEYFLVPIVRGDQLIELLAKRVVLATGAVDNIMLFENNDYPGVFRRSDALEVMNVWGVAPGKKVAVVGAFPEELTAELDRWGIEYVVVPNPKRVEGKEKVERLIDANGNVYEVDAVIVSDGRRPDINPVTQAGGKLYFKRGYYRPVLDSNHRIREGIYVAGSAVSIKPHYANYLEGRLVGAYILREFGFEAEPCIYEERLKNYEPIAVPVHRLPLDEFNGEDVQICGCDVTLRKVDDVVKSGITDLQIIKRLTHLAMGFCQGRFCLFNGAIVVSQRTGTPMDKLDIPVARPPLKNIKMKVPARRD
- a CDS encoding ATP-binding protein, whose protein sequence is MQSLYLSLFEECKREYERALGRGHFEAAREYALKCARILRVLAEKVPGKREFYLEKAESWERAAKEIKSKPPSTASPGNVQRTGLEDEYRSYVEGLISKSAVTWKDIGGLYEVKKLLAQNVALAFAKKPEAIKPWRGILLFGPPGTGKTLLASAAAGSLKATFFNVKASDVLSKYYGESSKLISALYGIAKEKAPSIIFIDEVDALSLKRENVHEATRRTLATLLAEIDGFKGGEEKFVLTLASTNTPWDLDEALLSRFPLRIYVPLPDKEAAREIVKIHTRGLDISKLDLNVIAEESVRRLYSGREIANLCSMAIHHMLEDVNPELADLERLSSMEVKDLRLKVRPLEMEDFETSFRRIKSPLTRKNIEKYEKWAEEFGE
- a CDS encoding PEGA domain-containing protein, whose product is MRKLPVALVLLIAVALLGVSAPGIKADGSQVYWVKSYGGSGDDVINDVKVLPDGSIIAVGSTDSNGAGSDDVLVMKLSSEGNVEWAKTYGGSRGDVAFAVAIAENGDIIVAGYTDSFGASSDVWVLRLDENGNVKWQKTYGGSHIDGAHAVAIAPNGNIVVAGRTYSFGAGGIWVLRLDSEGNVKWQKTYGGSGASAVALAENGDIVVTGSFTMRLDANGNVIWTKNINGNAVAIAENGDIIVTGGYGGDVWVLRLDENGNVKWQKTYGGSWGDEARAVAIAPNGDIIVAGYTNSFGAGDYDFWVLRLDENGNIKWQKTYGGSDYDRANAVAIAENGDIIAAGETWSFGAGGYDVWVLRLPPDGNLLYCNLCGNYNARITTPSVQVSDSSATVQDTNANVQTTYAYFNPWNPTVKTQYISIGTLSVTTNPLGAEVYINGTYAGTTPLTTNLSVGTYEVTLKKENYTDYTTTVTIKPGEETTLNVNLTLLPAHLTINSNPPGAKVYINGTYAGTTPLSNYELQPGTYSIKLTKYGYYDYSTTITLQPNETKTLNITLNPNYAHLTIESDPSGASVYVNGTYKGETPLTLDLMAGSYSIKLSRQDYKDYTETVTLSPGDVKSLSITLTPKFGFLSVTSEPSGAKVYVDGNYIGETPLEDYKLPTGEHEVKVEKSGYQPFVKSVTIKPGETASVKATLTLLPGTLKITSQPSGAEVYINGTYKGVTPLTLELEPGSYTIRLTLNGYQDYTTTTTISPGKTKAISATLKPAYGYLSVDSSPSGAEVYVDGNSIGETPITDYKLSPGEHEVKIKKDGYKEYTKIVTITAGEKKTLSASLVLISPPTSSTTTSGTTTTSSTTTTTTTGSTTTTTTTSSTPTTTTTTIPPASSSETLPAQTSGGSKLNPLYLAGAFIGLILIGGIAAKAVRKKPEKPPKETKETAEKQERDGTEGSSKPVPRKESPIPGFPSALLDKYEPLEFIGEGGFAKVFKAKKKKDGKIVALKIPRIDERTSKTFIKEVSTWLHLDHPNIVKLYDVDILPIPYLEMEYVEGVKVNGKTVRDLGGYPKPVDEKIALKLIRGIAEGLRHAHSKGIYHRDLKPLNVLLKADLTPKITDWGLAKLGTMSSSRSVLGYTPLYASPEHLMPGKYGHTDHRTDIWQLGVTFYELLTGKLPFEGYTYEEVFGKITDESYRFTPPSKINPALAKYDGIFEKLLAKRKEDRYQSVDEFLRDLERLEEIERKRAELEKEVEELKKTLSKSIQALKRSTTPEEALRNRRLVVETLGRLALAYAELNRKAELLNTLNDLKFYTVQNLADLTNAISTVELLIKENLPLSDDLIERLKVLVHNIKRENGA